In the Burkholderia cenocepacia genome, one interval contains:
- a CDS encoding CopD family protein: MNDGIVGLLRLVAVAIQNAGFAVVVGALLGRHWLARGVSAWQRDIGRRLAATLCIASVVSLLASVAAFWAHCALMSEVSLLDAGPAVCSMLARTGFGHAWLAGAAFMLVVVLLSFVGHANDTRFPLAMVAALACVALARSNGGHPVDAGLFSVPVWIDWLHLLAISAWVGLVLVTAFGVMSRLARMPASERATGASFVQSLSDASTYALVVLFATGAYNGWRGVDTPANLFASTYGQILLLKLVLVLIAAMLGGHNRFFGMPKLLAALKDPAAAIPVRALKRFGTVLRVEAVVLGGVLMAAAALVSSALPGTV, encoded by the coding sequence ATGAACGACGGCATCGTCGGCCTGCTGCGGCTCGTGGCGGTGGCGATCCAGAACGCCGGGTTCGCGGTCGTCGTCGGCGCATTGCTCGGCCGGCACTGGCTCGCGCGCGGCGTGTCCGCGTGGCAGCGCGACATTGGGCGGCGGCTCGCCGCGACGCTATGTATTGCGTCCGTCGTATCGCTGCTCGCGAGCGTCGCCGCGTTCTGGGCGCACTGCGCATTGATGAGCGAGGTGTCGCTGCTCGACGCAGGGCCGGCGGTGTGTTCGATGCTCGCGCGCACCGGCTTCGGTCATGCGTGGCTGGCCGGGGCGGCGTTCATGCTCGTCGTCGTGCTGCTGTCGTTCGTCGGACACGCGAACGACACGCGGTTTCCGCTCGCGATGGTGGCTGCCCTCGCTTGTGTCGCGCTGGCACGCAGCAACGGCGGTCATCCGGTGGACGCCGGGCTGTTCAGCGTGCCGGTGTGGATCGACTGGCTGCATCTGCTGGCGATCAGCGCGTGGGTGGGGCTCGTGCTCGTCACGGCATTCGGCGTGATGTCGCGGCTCGCCCGCATGCCGGCGAGCGAACGCGCGACGGGCGCATCGTTCGTGCAGTCGCTGTCCGATGCATCCACTTACGCACTGGTCGTGCTGTTCGCGACCGGCGCGTACAACGGCTGGCGCGGCGTCGATACGCCCGCCAACCTGTTCGCGTCGACGTATGGGCAAATCCTGCTGCTGAAGCTTGTGCTCGTGCTGATTGCCGCGATGCTCGGCGGACACAACCGCTTCTTCGGGATGCCGAAGCTGCTGGCCGCGTTGAAAGACCCGGCCGCCGCGATACCGGTACGCGCGTTGAAACGGTTCGGCACGGTGCTGCGAGTCGAGGCGGTCGTGCTCGGCGGCGTGCTGATGGCGGCGGCCGCGCTCGTGTCGAGCGCATTGCCGGGGACGGTCTAG
- a CDS encoding ExeM/NucH family extracellular endonuclease, which yields MRSPIRLFAPLLLLPTLAAPVFAATAAPVSPNCGGSTTPIADIQGPGAPSPLAGQNASIEAVVTADFGGTDGFGGFFVQQADAQRRNQPGVSEGLFVYAPKARAKAGDLVHVTGKVEEKYGQTQLTLQGAIAVCANGQTVTPATLTLPVDSPSAFAAYEGMLVRLPQTLSVTDNYELGRYGSVMLSNGRLRTPTSVVPPAQAQTQIDANARNRLILDDGSNKQNPATVPYPAPGLSAANTLRAGYTVRDVEGVLEVRYGAWRVQPLPGAAVPAFDARSNPRTIAPARDPKSNLRVASFNVLNYFNGNGLGGGFDDPNNRGAKTFQEFQRQEAKIVSALKAIDADVIGLMEIQNNGYGELSAVRQLAAKLGNHWRVVDPGTSRLGGDAIAVAMIYDSRKVEPVGRAATLAIDDKNRQPLAQSFRLINGNKQALTVAVNHLKSKNCPDAANDDLDQGDGQGCWNPTRTRAAAKVADWLAGNPTGVKSQGVLLIGDFNSYTYEDPIRTLESRGYRNLVARWIGANAYSYVYNGEAGYLDHALATLPLASHVKAVHEWHINADEPLALQYTLAYKSAEQQKTFYAADAYRSSDHDPVLIDIALPGGGK from the coding sequence ATGCGCTCGCCAATCCGCCTGTTTGCCCCGCTATTGCTGCTCCCGACGCTCGCCGCGCCGGTATTCGCCGCCACTGCCGCGCCCGTCAGCCCGAATTGTGGCGGCAGCACGACGCCGATCGCCGATATCCAGGGGCCGGGCGCGCCGTCGCCGCTCGCCGGGCAGAACGCATCGATCGAAGCGGTCGTCACCGCCGATTTCGGCGGCACGGACGGCTTCGGCGGCTTCTTCGTCCAGCAGGCGGACGCGCAGCGCCGCAACCAGCCGGGCGTGTCCGAAGGCCTGTTCGTCTATGCGCCGAAAGCGCGCGCGAAGGCCGGCGATCTCGTGCACGTGACGGGCAAGGTCGAGGAGAAATACGGGCAGACGCAGCTCACGCTGCAGGGCGCGATCGCGGTATGCGCGAACGGCCAGACGGTCACGCCCGCGACGCTCACGCTGCCGGTCGACAGCCCGAGCGCGTTCGCCGCGTACGAAGGGATGCTCGTGCGCCTGCCGCAGACGCTGAGCGTCACCGACAACTACGAACTCGGCCGCTACGGCAGCGTGATGCTCAGCAACGGCCGCCTGCGCACGCCGACGAGCGTCGTGCCGCCCGCGCAGGCGCAGACGCAGATCGACGCGAACGCGCGCAACCGCCTGATCCTCGACGACGGCTCGAACAAGCAGAACCCCGCGACCGTGCCGTATCCGGCGCCGGGCCTGTCGGCCGCGAACACGCTGCGCGCGGGCTACACCGTGCGCGACGTGGAAGGCGTGCTCGAAGTGCGTTACGGCGCCTGGCGCGTGCAGCCGCTGCCGGGCGCGGCCGTGCCGGCGTTCGACGCGCGTTCGAACCCGCGCACCATCGCACCGGCGCGCGATCCAAAATCGAACCTGCGCGTCGCATCGTTCAACGTGCTGAACTACTTCAACGGCAACGGTCTCGGCGGCGGCTTCGACGATCCGAACAATCGCGGCGCGAAGACGTTCCAGGAATTCCAGCGCCAGGAAGCGAAGATCGTCAGCGCGCTGAAGGCGATCGACGCCGACGTGATCGGCCTGATGGAAATCCAGAACAACGGCTATGGCGAACTGAGCGCGGTGCGCCAGCTCGCGGCGAAGCTCGGCAACCACTGGCGCGTGGTCGATCCGGGCACGTCGCGGCTCGGCGGCGATGCGATCGCGGTCGCGATGATCTACGACAGCCGCAAGGTCGAGCCGGTCGGCCGCGCGGCGACGCTCGCGATCGACGACAAGAACCGCCAGCCGCTCGCGCAGTCGTTCCGGCTGATCAACGGCAACAAGCAGGCGCTGACGGTGGCCGTGAACCACCTGAAGTCGAAGAATTGCCCGGATGCCGCGAACGACGATCTCGACCAGGGCGATGGTCAAGGCTGCTGGAACCCGACGCGCACGCGCGCGGCGGCGAAGGTTGCCGACTGGCTGGCCGGCAACCCGACGGGCGTCAAGAGCCAGGGCGTGCTGCTGATCGGCGACTTCAACAGCTACACGTACGAAGATCCGATCCGCACGCTGGAATCGCGCGGCTACCGTAACCTCGTCGCGCGCTGGATCGGTGCGAACGCGTACAGCTACGTGTACAACGGCGAAGCCGGCTATCTCGACCACGCACTGGCGACGCTGCCGCTTGCGTCGCACGTGAAGGCCGTGCACGAATGGCACATCAACGCGGACGAGCCGCTCGCGCTGCAGTACACGCTTGCGTACAAGTCGGCCGAGCAGCAGAAGACGTTCTACGCGGCCGATGCGTATCGTTCGTCGGATCACGATCCGGTGCTGATCGATATCGCGCTGCCGGGCGGCGGGAAGTAA
- a CDS encoding S10 family serine carboxypeptidase-like protein — protein sequence MKPDRSSTGSRRVRRGRLAGLGALTAMTLALAACGGDDSSSVGASSLAQATASQQASAHAAGTQAPAANQPYVDPVAYSMNATDGLAPSQVSEKAAVMHYQWKGGGKTIDYTTTTGHLTAQDANGNPEASMSYVAYTAPGTNGKPRPVTFVYNGGPGSSSIWLRLGSFAPTRVATPDPLFGNNWPNYPLVDNAESLIDTTDLVFIDPPGTGLSEAVLPNTNQKYWGSDVDVNIMRDFIQRYLNVNNRGTSPIYLYGESYGTPRTDMLALALESAGVHLTGIVLQSAILNYFADAVEAVAITQSTEGLLLDTDTVAGYLPGYAAVAAYFNQVSPAPVNQDLYALQTELFTTLIYSQLQKYSQSWVLSQLGIPDALGTPVFPSDATLRLWSIPSSLTQQALRGYFNANPFGTSLLPGTTIGRYDGRVSLPNSDPRLQNDGDPSDILISQPFTNALATQMPDYLGYTAPNATYLPLNDNIIEVWDFSHDGQPMPDTIPDLLGALQLNPKLRVLAENGFHDLATPFFNTEKQLARLQTVKGLNPKLQVNFFQGGHMIYLDDVARPQMKRDLQTFYKGARIPTALTLHTLPPPWPDENAPSVPTGSTPGATAATTLAAAP from the coding sequence ATGAAACCAGACAGGAGCAGTACCGGCAGCCGCCGTGTTCGTCGCGGCCGGCTGGCCGGGCTAGGCGCATTGACTGCCATGACACTGGCGCTCGCGGCATGCGGCGGCGACGATTCGTCGTCCGTCGGCGCGTCGAGCCTCGCGCAGGCCACCGCAAGCCAGCAGGCCAGCGCGCACGCGGCCGGCACCCAGGCGCCGGCGGCCAACCAGCCGTACGTCGACCCGGTCGCGTACTCGATGAACGCGACCGACGGCCTCGCGCCGTCGCAGGTGTCCGAGAAAGCGGCCGTCATGCATTACCAGTGGAAAGGCGGCGGCAAGACGATCGACTACACGACCACCACCGGCCACCTGACCGCGCAGGACGCGAACGGTAATCCGGAAGCGTCGATGTCGTATGTCGCGTACACCGCGCCCGGCACGAACGGCAAGCCGCGCCCGGTCACGTTCGTCTATAACGGCGGGCCCGGCTCGTCGTCGATCTGGCTGCGCCTCGGCTCGTTCGCGCCGACCCGCGTGGCCACGCCCGATCCGCTGTTCGGCAACAACTGGCCGAACTACCCGCTCGTCGACAACGCGGAGAGCCTGATCGACACCACCGACCTCGTGTTCATCGACCCGCCCGGCACCGGGCTGTCGGAAGCCGTGTTGCCGAACACCAACCAGAAGTACTGGGGTTCCGACGTGGACGTGAACATCATGCGCGACTTCATCCAGCGCTACCTGAACGTCAACAACCGCGGCACGTCGCCGATCTACCTGTACGGCGAATCGTACGGCACGCCGCGTACCGACATGCTGGCGCTCGCGCTCGAATCGGCCGGCGTGCACCTGACGGGCATCGTGCTGCAGTCGGCGATCCTGAACTACTTCGCGGACGCGGTGGAAGCGGTGGCGATCACGCAGTCGACCGAAGGGCTGCTGCTCGATACCGACACGGTGGCCGGCTATCTGCCCGGCTACGCGGCGGTCGCGGCGTACTTCAACCAGGTGTCGCCGGCGCCGGTGAACCAGGATCTGTACGCACTGCAGACGGAACTGTTCACGACGCTGATCTACAGCCAGCTGCAGAAGTACTCGCAGTCGTGGGTGTTGAGCCAGCTCGGCATTCCGGATGCGCTCGGCACGCCGGTGTTCCCGAGCGATGCGACGCTCAGGCTGTGGTCGATCCCGTCGAGCCTCACGCAGCAGGCGCTGCGCGGCTACTTCAACGCGAATCCGTTCGGCACGAGCCTGCTGCCCGGCACGACGATCGGCCGGTACGACGGGCGCGTGTCGTTGCCGAATTCGGACCCGCGGTTGCAGAACGACGGCGATCCGTCCGACATCCTGATCTCGCAGCCGTTCACGAACGCGCTCGCGACGCAGATGCCGGACTACCTCGGCTATACGGCCCCAAACGCGACGTACCTGCCGCTGAACGACAACATCATCGAGGTCTGGGACTTCTCGCACGACGGCCAGCCGATGCCGGACACGATCCCCGATCTGCTCGGCGCGCTGCAGCTCAACCCGAAGCTTCGCGTGCTCGCGGAGAACGGCTTCCACGATCTCGCGACGCCGTTCTTCAACACCGAGAAGCAACTCGCGCGACTGCAGACGGTGAAGGGCCTGAATCCGAAGCTGCAGGTGAACTTCTTCCAGGGTGGTCACATGATCTATCTGGACGACGTCGCCCGCCCGCAGATGAAGCGGGATTTGCAGACCTTCTACAAGGGCGCGCGGATTCCGACGGCGCTGACGCTGCACACGCTGCCGCCGCCGTGGCCGGATGAAAATGCGCCGAGCGTCCCGACCGGCAGCACGCCAGGCGCGACCGCCGCGACGACGCTGGCGGCAGCCCCTTGA
- a CDS encoding 2-oxoglutarate dehydrogenase, protein MSLIQLMRRLSPLIVLGAVMSSAHALPPQAVAPVKLPHGGRGVDGPFFPATRAAPVLPSTGATLQQQAQQRVDARLGGNTVLSNGAAVTKAQAQSSGLGFVSKHFDEIDAKHTGRVTMSDVRQFIRQRQVQAQQQQQDE, encoded by the coding sequence ATGTCCCTAATCCAATTGATGCGGCGTCTGTCTCCGTTGATCGTGCTCGGTGCCGTGATGAGCAGCGCCCATGCGTTGCCGCCGCAGGCGGTGGCGCCGGTGAAGCTGCCGCACGGCGGGCGCGGTGTCGACGGTCCGTTCTTTCCGGCCACGCGGGCGGCGCCGGTGTTGCCGTCGACCGGCGCGACGTTGCAGCAGCAGGCGCAACAGCGCGTCGACGCGCGGCTCGGCGGCAATACCGTGCTGAGCAACGGCGCGGCCGTGACGAAGGCGCAGGCGCAGAGCAGCGGGCTCGGCTTCGTGTCGAAGCACTTCGACGAGATCGATGCGAAGCACACCGGTCGCGTGACGATGAGTGATGTCCGGCAGTTCATCCGGCAGCGGCAGGTGCAGGCGCAGCAGCAACAGCAGGACGAGTGA
- a CDS encoding GlxA family transcriptional regulator yields MSQSTCSARDVVVVGFEGVQSLDITGPMEVFAVANRHLPAHAAPYRLTLASQHGDDIVTHAGLRLAGAAALAALPARIDTIIVAGGDEAALRHAASEAGVLPWLRTRIASTRRIASICTGAFVLAAGGWLDGKRATTHWNQCATLQALCPDARIEPDALYVSDPPFHTSAGVTAGIDLCLALVEADCGAPTALAVARELVLFMHRPGGQAQFSVGLDIQARATPRMRALLADIADDPAGDLGVAALAARMHMSARTFARHFFKETGVSPAQYVLAARVERAKALLERADWPLERIAERAGFGSVDALQRAFSKRVGIAPRDYRARFGPRRAKRQTE; encoded by the coding sequence ATGTCCCAGTCAACCTGCTCGGCACGCGACGTCGTCGTCGTCGGCTTCGAAGGTGTCCAGTCGCTCGACATCACGGGGCCGATGGAAGTGTTCGCGGTCGCGAACCGTCATCTTCCGGCGCACGCCGCCCCGTACCGGCTCACGCTCGCGTCGCAACACGGAGACGACATCGTCACGCACGCGGGCCTGCGCCTCGCCGGCGCGGCCGCACTGGCGGCACTGCCCGCACGAATCGACACGATCATCGTCGCGGGCGGCGATGAAGCGGCGCTGCGGCACGCCGCGTCGGAAGCCGGCGTGCTGCCGTGGCTCCGCACGCGGATCGCGAGCACGCGGCGCATCGCGAGTATCTGCACGGGTGCGTTCGTGCTCGCCGCCGGCGGATGGCTGGACGGCAAGCGCGCGACTACGCACTGGAACCAGTGCGCGACGCTACAGGCGCTCTGTCCCGACGCGCGGATCGAGCCGGACGCGCTCTACGTGAGCGACCCGCCGTTCCATACGTCGGCCGGCGTGACGGCCGGCATCGATCTGTGCCTGGCGCTCGTCGAGGCGGACTGCGGCGCGCCCACCGCGCTCGCGGTCGCACGCGAACTCGTGCTGTTCATGCATCGTCCCGGTGGACAGGCGCAGTTCAGCGTCGGGCTCGACATCCAGGCTCGTGCGACGCCGCGCATGCGGGCACTGCTCGCCGACATCGCCGACGATCCGGCCGGCGACCTCGGCGTCGCCGCGCTGGCCGCGCGAATGCACATGAGCGCACGGACCTTCGCGCGCCATTTCTTCAAGGAGACCGGCGTGTCGCCCGCGCAGTACGTGCTGGCCGCGCGTGTCGAGCGGGCGAAGGCGCTGCTGGAGCGGGCCGACTGGCCACTCGAACGGATCGCGGAACGCGCGGGATTCGGCAGCGTGGACGCGCTCCAGCGTGCGTTCTCGAAACGCGTCGGCATCGCGCCGCGCGACTATCGCGCGCGCTTCGGACCGCGACGCGCCAAGCGGCAAACGGAATAA
- a CDS encoding DJ-1/PfpI family protein gives MRERKTGSAVLLVCGLLGAWALGWPTRAMAEDAPAAARTLTIDMPKAGRTRPLVAVVADNAGTETTDFIVPYAILKRSGAVDVVAVSADEGTVELMPALRMLADTTFDRFDATVPAGADVVIVPALHRADRPAVLAWLRKQAAAGATMVAICDGAEVLANTGLLRQRTATSHWYSREGLRRRFTETKWVDDRRYVMDGNVMTTTGVSASIPASLALLGVLAGPNAARETARGLGVHAWGDDHDGGRFGLTARVAAIALMNRLAFWRHETFDLPVDSGFDELTVALTADAWARTWRSDVVATADASVVESRHGLRLLAQPADVRHARVAISAGRRGDSALPGVLADIAARYDDATSSWVALQLEYPK, from the coding sequence ATGCGGGAACGGAAGACAGGCAGCGCGGTGTTGCTCGTGTGCGGGCTGCTGGGTGCGTGGGCATTGGGGTGGCCGACGCGGGCGATGGCGGAAGACGCGCCGGCGGCGGCCCGGACGCTGACGATCGACATGCCGAAGGCGGGCCGCACGCGGCCGCTCGTTGCGGTCGTCGCGGACAACGCCGGCACGGAGACGACCGATTTCATCGTTCCGTACGCGATTCTGAAGCGCTCCGGCGCCGTCGATGTCGTCGCCGTGTCGGCCGACGAAGGCACGGTCGAACTGATGCCCGCCCTGCGCATGCTGGCCGATACCACGTTCGACCGGTTCGACGCGACGGTGCCCGCGGGCGCGGATGTCGTGATCGTTCCCGCGCTGCATCGTGCGGACCGGCCGGCCGTGCTGGCCTGGCTACGCAAGCAGGCCGCTGCCGGCGCGACGATGGTGGCGATCTGCGATGGCGCGGAGGTTCTCGCGAATACAGGCCTGCTGCGGCAGCGCACCGCGACGTCGCACTGGTATTCGCGCGAGGGCCTGCGTCGCCGCTTCACCGAGACGAAATGGGTCGACGATCGTCGCTACGTGATGGACGGCAACGTCATGACGACGACCGGCGTGTCCGCATCGATTCCCGCTTCGCTGGCATTGCTGGGTGTGCTGGCCGGACCGAACGCAGCGCGCGAGACGGCGCGGGGCCTCGGCGTGCACGCATGGGGCGATGATCACGACGGTGGCCGGTTCGGGTTGACCGCGCGCGTGGCGGCGATCGCATTGATGAACCGCCTCGCGTTCTGGCGGCACGAGACGTTCGATCTTCCGGTCGACAGCGGGTTCGACGAACTCACGGTCGCGTTGACCGCCGACGCGTGGGCGCGGACCTGGCGCAGTGACGTCGTCGCGACGGCCGATGCGAGCGTGGTCGAGTCGAGGCACGGGCTGCGGCTGCTGGCGCAGCCGGCCGATGTCCGGCACGCGCGTGTGGCGATATCGGCTGGCCGGCGGGGCGATTCGGCGCTGCCCGGCGTGCTTGCCGATATCGCGGCGCGCTACGACGACGCGACGTCCAGCTGGGTTGCGTTGCAGCTGGAGTATCCGAAGTAG
- a CDS encoding alcohol dehydrogenase catalytic domain-containing protein, with protein MKAAILKSLGQPLAIETMPDPVLGTGEVVVDVVATPVLSYAREVFSGERRYPIELPMVPGCGAIGRVRQTGPDATQLQPGDWVFCDPTVRSRDDARMPDIVLQGWSARGEGGKQLQRYFHDGPFAERLRVPTENAVRVGTIAPADAARWCALNTLLVPYGGLLASDLRAGEILLVSGATGNFGSACIAVALAMGAQCVVAPGRNARVLAELERRFGDRVRTVELAGDETADRIRMQQAAPGPIDCVIDLMPPSVPATTVRAAVMAVRPYGRVVLMGGVGMLGGAGLELPYPWIMRNDITLRGKWMYPTEAVTLMTGLVRGGLLDLGHFDVTVFALDDANDAVVHAAEHGGPFRMTVIAP; from the coding sequence ATGAAAGCTGCGATTCTGAAGTCGCTCGGCCAGCCGCTCGCGATCGAAACGATGCCCGACCCGGTGCTCGGCACCGGCGAGGTCGTCGTGGATGTCGTCGCGACGCCGGTGCTGTCCTATGCGCGTGAAGTGTTCAGCGGCGAGCGCCGCTATCCGATCGAGTTGCCGATGGTGCCCGGTTGCGGCGCGATCGGCCGGGTCCGGCAAACCGGCCCCGACGCGACGCAATTGCAGCCGGGCGACTGGGTGTTCTGCGACCCGACCGTGCGTTCGCGCGACGATGCGCGGATGCCCGACATCGTGCTGCAGGGCTGGAGCGCGCGCGGCGAAGGCGGCAAGCAGTTGCAGCGCTATTTTCACGACGGCCCGTTCGCCGAGCGGCTGCGCGTGCCGACCGAGAACGCGGTGCGCGTCGGCACGATCGCGCCGGCCGACGCCGCGCGCTGGTGCGCGCTCAATACGCTGCTCGTGCCTTATGGCGGCCTGCTTGCGTCCGACCTGCGCGCCGGCGAAATCCTGCTCGTCAGCGGCGCGACCGGCAATTTCGGCAGCGCGTGCATCGCGGTGGCGCTGGCGATGGGCGCGCAATGCGTGGTCGCGCCCGGCCGCAATGCACGCGTGCTGGCGGAGCTCGAACGCCGCTTCGGCGACCGCGTACGCACGGTCGAGCTGGCCGGCGACGAAACCGCGGACCGCATCCGCATGCAGCAGGCGGCGCCGGGGCCGATCGACTGCGTGATCGACCTGATGCCGCCGTCGGTGCCGGCGACGACGGTGCGTGCCGCCGTGATGGCCGTGCGTCCTTATGGACGCGTGGTGCTGATGGGCGGCGTCGGCATGCTCGGCGGAGCCGGGCTCGAGCTGCCGTATCCGTGGATCATGCGCAACGACATCACGCTGCGCGGCAAATGGATGTACCCGACGGAAGCCGTGACGCTGATGACCGGGCTCGTCCGCGGCGGACTGCTCGACCTCGGGCATTTCGACGTGACGGTTTTCGCGCTCGACGACGCGAACGACGCGGTCGTGCATGCGGCGGAACATGGCGGGCCGTTCAGGATGACGGTGATCGCGCCTTAG
- a CDS encoding helix-turn-helix transcriptional regulator encodes MTVTTRTPFGDFLRSRRKKLRPDAVGLHDGPRRRTPGLRREEVAERAGIGVDWYVRLEQGRDVNPSDATLDALARALRLDKAEAAHLRTLARRDGSRAFVPERVPPAIARLVAHLQQPAYVTGRRWDILAWNAAAAELLGFDRLAPADLNILVYMFEAPYARALFAAGWADEARRMIALFRANHDLYASDPAFVALVARLRAGSGEFAQWWDAHDVRSGVSGEKVLVHARHGTQRYEYATFQANDDPALKLAIYTPVNGDEQT; translated from the coding sequence ATGACCGTCACCACGCGAACCCCGTTCGGCGATTTCCTGCGCTCGCGGCGCAAGAAGCTGCGCCCGGATGCCGTCGGCCTGCACGACGGCCCGCGCCGGCGCACGCCCGGCCTGCGGCGCGAGGAAGTCGCGGAACGGGCGGGCATCGGCGTCGACTGGTACGTGCGGCTCGAGCAGGGGCGCGACGTCAACCCGTCGGATGCGACGCTCGACGCGCTGGCGCGCGCGTTGCGGCTCGACAAGGCCGAAGCCGCCCACCTGCGCACGCTCGCGCGGCGCGACGGGTCACGTGCGTTCGTGCCGGAGCGTGTGCCGCCGGCCATCGCGCGGCTCGTCGCGCATCTTCAGCAGCCTGCCTACGTGACCGGCCGGCGCTGGGACATCCTCGCGTGGAATGCCGCCGCGGCCGAGCTGCTCGGCTTCGACCGGCTGGCGCCAGCCGATCTCAACATCCTCGTCTACATGTTCGAGGCGCCGTACGCGCGTGCGCTGTTCGCCGCAGGCTGGGCCGACGAGGCGCGCCGGATGATCGCGCTGTTTCGCGCGAACCACGATCTCTATGCGAGCGACCCGGCGTTCGTCGCGCTGGTGGCGCGCTTGCGCGCCGGCAGCGGTGAGTTCGCGCAGTGGTGGGATGCGCATGACGTGCGCAGTGGCGTGTCGGGCGAGAAGGTGCTCGTGCATGCGCGACACGGCACGCAGCGCTACGAGTACGCGACGTTTCAGGCCAACGACGATCCCGCGCTGAAGCTGGCGATCTATACGCCGGTGAACGGCGATGAACAGACGTGA